Below is a window of Jonesiaceae bacterium BS-20 DNA.
CTCTTGCCAGGTGTCTCTGTGGTCCCCTTGTTGAAGTGCCGAGTCGCTATCGTCATGCACTGCAAGCACCTTGATCTGGTGCCCTACCTTGCTTCCAGGGGGACTGATAAGCGATTGGTTAAGGAACAAGTTGCCTTGAGTTTGTAGCGCAGCTACGAAGAAGTCCCCGCTGCCCCACTCAAGAGTCTCCAGGGCTTCACTCAAGGAGTCGGGGCTCACCCGAGAATTTGCCAACCCATTCGCAAGTTGCTTCAACGATCCCTCGGCAGAGCCTTGCACCAGCCCACTGCCGTAGAGGTTCCAATAGAAACCAGCAATGGTACCCAAGCCCGCTAACCCCGCGGCGCTTGCCGAGTACACAAATGACCACAGCATTCCCATGGGTCCTTGGTCAGCAACCGCATACGTTTGGGTCTCTGCTCGTTCACCCAAAATGTTGTTGAGGACCGATGCTTGCCCTTGATCAAACCAGGAAGGTAGGTACCCTGAACCATCAAGCTCAAGGTCCTGGTTTGTGATGGATAAAACTACGTGCCCAAGTTTCCTCAGTGCATTCCTTTTCTCAGCGTCCTCAGCAATGATGTTGTTACTTCCCTTGCCATGGAACTGATATCCATCGGTGAAGATTGATACGGGAGGCAGGTTTGGGTCATCTGATTGCAGCACAAAGTCAGGCCTGACAAATTTGTAACTGACTTGCGGTTTTAAGGTCCAAGCATGTTTGCCGTTGGGTAGGCGGAAGTCCAGTTGGATTCCAGAATCGGTGTGTTTGGTAGTAACCCTGGCCCCACGGCTCTCTAAGAGTTCCTTGAACTGGGTCCTGAACTTTACTTCTAGGTGCGATTCCGAAGTATTGCTCAGCGTGACGTCTTGAACCGTTACCCACTGATCGACCGGATCAGGATCTTCTTCCGGTTCAGTATCAGTGGATTCGTTGAGGATTTCCGTCAAGATTCTTGTCGCACTGGAACGCGACACGTAGGAATCTCCGCGCCCGCGTGAGTAGGGCAACAAGCACTGGGCACAGGCTTTCAGTCCCTCATCCTCACAGGCGCATCGAGACACCACTAGGTACGCACCGTATAGAATCTTACGGAGCACAACCGGGTCAGCCAGGTCTGCCAAGTACCCGGTACCGCCAGGGACACGGTCATGGATGAGAACTGCTTCACGGTTCTTTGATCCATCAGCTAAGTAGGGATCAATAGCGCTGATCACTTCAAGGTGGTCAGGTTCTCCCCCGATGTGCTCGCGCAAACCAAGGAAGATCGCGGCGATTAGCGAAGGCAGCGCCGTTTCATCTCCAAGGGTGTAGACCTCGGGTAAGCGCAACACCAGTCCCTGTGTGCTAAGGGTCCGGCTAATCACCAGCCGGCGGTTATGTTCCTCGTAGCTTTTACGGTGAATACACCAGGCTCGGTGGTCTGATGGTGAATTCCGGTTTGTGGATGAGTCTAGTTTTCCACAGTAGCTACAAACCGCAAACATGGGCACACGCTGCGTACGTCCACCAATTTCTGACTCTTGTCCGCCCGGTCCGCCCTTGCCTAAATTCAACTGGGTGATGGTGAGTTTCCGCAGGTACCTGACGCCAAATTCGCTGTCTTTGAGGTACCACTGCCGGGCCAAGTTCTGTGGCGAGGCGTCAATATCAGCGAGGTCAACTATCCCAAATGTAGTTTGCACCCGGTCATCTTGGGAATCCGAGATCATGGCCTCATCCCGCATGATCTCAGAAGAGACCTTCCGTAGTTCAACTACGTCAAATATTTGTCCCGTGTCGTTAATCCCAGCCGAGCCACAGCGCGGGCAGGTTACTGACTTGGTTCCAACATCTGAAATCCGCTCTGAGTACCCGCAGGCATTGCAGAATGCGGTTGGGTAGACTTCTGATCCTTCGGCACCAAAGTCGATTGATTGAATCTTTGTTTTGAACCCTCGAGCGTAGAACGTAGCGCCCGGCACAAACTCCCTGATTGCGTTGGCAGCACTGCGGGTGAGGGTCAGTTCATCCGTTTCAAACTCTCGGGTCTCTGGGTTGCGCCAGCCAATTGAAATGTCTAGTTCAACGCTGTCATCCAACAGAGTGTAGTTTGGTAACAGTCCGAGCTCTTCGAACGCTTGGATCCAGTTTTGCTTATCGCGTGCTACTTGCTGTCCAACGAGCAAGCGGCGTTCACCCTTTAACGAGCGACCTGCCTTTACATCGTCTTCTGATGCATTCTCATTTTTGGCCCGTAGTTCAATCTCTGGGGCAACCTCATCAATCTGAGCTAGCCGGAACTTGATTTCATCCTTAACTTTGCTCCAGCGTTGTCCCGCTCCGAAAGCCTCGGCGGCAAGCGCAGAGGTGCCAGTCCCATCAACCGGAGTCGCCCAGGCACGTAGGGCAACGGCAGCCTCATCAAAGTGGGGAATCCCCAAGGAATCAAACTGCCCCAAGAATCCAGCTAGACAGTCATTGGCGTTCTCTTCTGCATATCCAATTATCTGAGCCAGTGCAGATTTTTTGCCTGGAGCTGGGGAGAACACCCGTTCTGCGTTTCGCGGTATCTCAAAGACCTGCTCACGGGCAATCTTGTCAATCACGGTGGCTAAATATTGCCTGCGCAGGATCTCTTCCGCGGCAAGGTACGTGGCAGGGGCACGGACAGCCCCGTTGATCACCGAAAGTGGATCATCCAGCTTTGGAAGGTTGACCGAGTTACCCCGCACATAGGCAAGATCTAGTGCATTTCCAGTCTGCCGCCCAGCACGTCCAACCCGCTGCACATAGGAAGCAACGGTTTCTGGCAGTGACGCCAACAAGACGGTGGACAGGTCTCCAATGTCGATTCCCATCTCAAGCGTTGGGGTTGCGACAAGGACATTTGGGTCACCTGGGTTTTGAGCGCTCGACTTGAACCCGTTTTCGTACTCGAGCCGCTGATTGTCTTCAAGCAGCGACGTGTGCTCGCGGGAAACAATGCGCCGCGCATTTTCAGAACTATAAAGCTCCCGGTAGAAGTTAGGTTCACCGGACTTTGCCACCTGCCGCCCATCACACCTGGTCAACGTACATGGCCCAGTGGCAAGGATTGCTACCACGCGGGAAGTCGCGGGCGTAATAGTCTGGCAGACCTCGCACTCAAGGAAAATCTCGGATGACTCTAGTTCTTGTGACTCCACCCTCTTGACCCAGATAGATTTTGGATCGAGCCCATAAATATAGGCACCGGTCTCACTAGTGAGTTCCGTAATAACCTTTGATTTGGCCAGCATGCGCAGGAGTTTTTGCGTGAGCGTCGCAGCAGAGTTTGATTCAATCTGAAGGTTTCGCATTGCCCAAATGGAATACCAACTCTTTGCATGCCTGAAGTTCACAAAGTCGGAGTCCGCGCGTCCTCCCAAAGACTGACCACCACGGGGGAATGCCATACCAGGCCGCCCCTTGGGGAACGCTGGCATTCCCAAATCTCGAGGCCGTTTGCCCCAGATCCAAATGCGCAAACCATCATGTTGGGTGTAACGGTCAAGCCAAGGGTGGTTGATCGCACCATCTGAGCGCATTCTTTCTAGAATCCCGGTCACCCACCGTAGAATCTCCGCATCCGTAAAAACCTCTACCTCATCTACGGAGTGAGTCAGTGACGGCGATTGCGAGTAGCCTTCAAGAGCTTCTCGCCCCAAAGCAACAAGATCAACACCAGATGGGACTTGCACCTCAGCCTGTACGCTTCCGGTTAGCTCAAGCGTCCGGCCCAGAGTGTGCTGCAGACCAAACTCAAGCGAAGCGTCAAAGAGCAGACGGCTCCGCACACGTTCAACAGCAGACTTTGAGATCCGCCCAGCATTTTTCTCCTGCCAGTACTCCTGATACCCCCATCGATCTGTGCAGTCTGGCGGTACCAGCCGGAACCGCTTGTGTTGGTCGCCGGCGGCCTGATCAATCGCACTGTCCACCAAGGTAACTAGGTTCTGCGGCTCATCCCCCAAGGCCGTGTTGAGCGCAGCACGCAGCGTCATGGAGTGGGAACGGGCCTGCACAAAACCTGCTCGGTGAGCCGCGTCTTGCACCGAGTCTGTAAATACCAGCGCCTTCTTTTCACCCACATCCACGTATTGGGAGCCAAACATGGTGGACAGGGTTACGGACAGAAGCGTGGCAATCCTGGATCCTAGTGCCCTAATAGAGTCCGGGCGGTCGCAGTTTGGACAGACCTCCTGTGAGCTCAGATCATTCGCGTCGAGGCCAGAAAAAGTGAGCACGGGCAGCAGAGTTTCACGGTCCGCTTCGAGTTCATCTACCGCGGGAGTCTCCGAGAGAATTGTGCGCCGCTCGGTATCGAACCAATGCAGGTTGGACACCTTTTTGCCCTCAAGCGCCTGCAGGCCCTCATTCGGCGCATAGATCAGTGCCCGTACGCGGCCACTTCCATTCATGGCCTCCCTGCGGATAGCGTCATCATTGGGAGACAGGTCTCCTCCGGTGGGGGCAAGGAGCACTTGCCACCCGGAACGGCCGCATTGCCGGCAAAAGATTGCGGGCAGGCTGGCACGGTTGTCACTGTCTGGGTTTTCCCCGGTCAGGTGTCCGTCATCTTGCCAGTGGAATGCCGGGGAGTATCCAATTTTACGGTTGACCCGGGAGACTTCCCGGACCCACATATGTAGCTCTACCGTCAGAGCTTCACGCCCCGCCTCGGCTCTGACATGACTCAGGGCCGCAATGTAATACTCGAGTGCCTCGACCCTAGGGTCCTCAACCGGGCCATCACGCCGCAGACGCTGGGCCTGAGCAATGGCGCGCTGCTTTTGGGGCAGGAATAGTTGCTCAGCCAGGTCCCGCAAGGACCGTGCCCCTCCCGATGCCTCAACAAGCGGCCCCGTCAGCAGGCACAGTTTTTCCAACTTCAGAAGATCGTCGTGGCTAGCTCCAGCGAGTACCTGCGCTGCGGCAATGAGTTCTAGTGGCTCGTTCTCACCGACATCCAACGAGTCACCCAGCAAAACCCCCTCGGTCTGTGTCACCGCAAAAAAGTGACTGAACACCAGAGCGGCCAACTTACCGGAGTAGTTTTCCAAGTCGGTGTCCTCACCAAATCTAACCAGTCTAGGATCGACACCGGAGCGGTCCTGGTCAGGATCCAAAATGGCCAAGAATCCCTTGACATCCTCGACCAGTTCCCACAGGCGCACCTTGTCAGTTGAGACCGGGGTAACCCGCACACCCACTGACAAGTCCACAGAGGTTTGTCCCCACACATCGGGGCTAACCCGTGCCTCCGTCACCACAGAATCCGGTGGGAACTCAACACCAAAAACGGTCCGAGCGAAGGCTAGCATTTGCCCGGGGTCGCCCTTATCCCCCAGGGTTGCTGAGGTTGCTACAGGGGTGACCGTTCCCAACGGGCTGTTCCAGTCACCTTCAGTTAGGTCGGGGTCTTCCTTGGACCAATAAGACTTGAGGGCAAGGCCCAGCCGGCGGAGCAGCATGGCCACATCGGTTCCCTGCGCACCGTCATAGGTGTGGAACTCATCAAGTACCAAGTACTGCAGGCTGCGGGCCGATTCTTTCCACAGGTTCTGGTCTGAGGGGCGCAGTAGGAGCTGATCCAACATCTTATAGTTGGTCAACAGAATGTCTGGTGGATTCTTGCGCAGATCGTAGCGGTCGGTAATGAGACCACCCGCAGCAGTCTCAAGGGCGGATTTGTCTTGTCCCGTGTAGAGGCCAACCGTTATTCCCTCAAGCCCCGCCATTTGCGTGACAAGTGTATTGATACGCATGGCCTGGTCATTGGCCAACGCGTTCATGGGGTACAGGATCAGTGCCTTAATGCCCTGCTGTCCCGTCAGTTTGGCCCGGCGCACATGGTCCAGGATTGGGTAAAGGAATGCCTCGGTTTTACCCGATCCGGTTCCGGTAGTCACAAGCGTGGGCAGCGGGCGCTCCTCCGGTTCCAAGTCCTTAGATGACAGCCGCGCGAACGCCGCTGCCTGATGTCCATAGGGCGGAAACTGCGGCGCTATCTCGAGGTGGTCTTCCCAGCCCTGCTCAGCCGCTTGGAAGGGCAACCGGAGTCGCAAGAATGGCCCTTTGAACACACCTGTCTGCGGATCCGCCATGAACTCGCTCAGCCCGTTATTCGCACCGGGCTCAGTCAGCGCAAAGGTAGTAGACAGGTAGTGCGTGAGGTGTTCACGGATTTCTTTTGCCTGCAGCGTTGGTAGCAGCTCTGCCACGGGTTCTCCTTGGATACTCGGTATAGAAGATTTACGATGCCTGCCCCACTCACATCATCATCTTGCGGTCTCCATGGTTTTCAGTTTGTCCTCAAAGAACGCATACGCGGCACGCATGTCTGCCTCACGGTCGTTCGTTTCAAACGGGAACTCATAGGTGTACCGGCTAGGTCGGTGGCCCGTAAGTTCTTCAGCCGCATCGCAGTCTAATTCGGTCTTAGGGAAGGTACGTTCTTCACTGGTCAATGACTCGCCCTTCTTGCGGTACTCACCAGCAATACTGTTGGGCACTTGGCGGCCATTAGCGTCATAGAGGTTCTTCTTTTCATACCCGTACAGGACCGCAAACTGTGTCCGGTAGACCGTGCATAACTCATCCGCGCTGAGACCCAACATGAGAGCTACCAGTGCGTCGATCTCAACCAGGGCCTGCCTGCGAGCCGTTGCATTCCGTAGTGGCGTAGCCGCTGACCAAGCCGGTTCAATGTCACCAAGTGAAACCTTGCCGTTGTAATCCCGGTGGGGCGCCCACGTCATTGCCTGCCATGCCGGATCAAACGCGTCATTCCAAAGATCAGAGTATGCGTCCGTCAGACAATTGAGGCGCGCAGCCCGCAATGCAAGTTCGCTCGAAAGCGGGTGGTCCTGCACGAATGGTAGTCGTCCAAATGTCGAGGCGTGAATTCCAGACTTGGGAGCTGCTCTAACAGAGAAGTCTAGTGATAATGATTGTGAAAAGGCCGCCAGACAGAACAAAGTTTCCGCAGTCTGATTGGGAATGCCTACGCTTGCAACACCATGAATGTGCGCTGTTCCGGGTGGGATAATCGTAGAGATTAGAGTTCTTTCACCTGTGTTCGCCGCCATTGCACGCCAAGCAATACGGTAGTGATCCCGTGCGGGAATCTCACCGTTCTCACCCCAGTGGGTGTAGGCGGAGTCGTAGTCCTGCTTGCTTGGAACCGGTTTGTATGAAGTGTACGGCGACGCCTCTGGAGCGAGAGTCTCCAGATCAACCTCAGACCAGTCGAGGTTGTTCTTCATGCCTTTGTTGGGCTGCTTAAAAAAAGGCAAACCAACGTGGAAGTTTGGCCCTTGGAGAATTGTCTCCTTCCAAGCTTCTGGTTGGCCCCAAGCGACATCAAAATACCCTTTTTGGCGGTCGATTGTTTCATTCCAACCTGCTGAAAACTCAGGTTTTAAGGCAGAAACTCTTGGATTTACTGAAAGTACTTCAAGTGCATGTTCTACCGAAGTATTCACAGAGTAGACCATCGGAGTACTCAAGATGGATTCTCCTGTCCGTCCCAAGACCCTGTTCCAAACATCCAAGGTGTCTACCGTGACTTTAGAAATACGATGGGCGTGTGAACTTTGATCCCATTTTCCAAGGTCATTCTTCACCCCCGGTTCAGGCCCCAACCCATCATGTTGGAAGGAACGCACCACTGTTTCAGGATGATAGAGATTGGAAGCGTTTAGGAACTCTACTTTCTGAGCGACCCCGTATACGTGCACTCCGTAAGAAACCAAGTGGTGAATTTCGAACAAAGACAGTTCATTAATGAACTGCCAGTGACGGCGAAGTCGAGGGTAGGTCGCACAACGTAATGGCCCTGCTTTCTCATCGGTAAAGTGAGTCTCTGGGTGGAGTAACGAGACAATTCCTCCAGCAGAACTATTGCGCCATGTTTGTAACATGAAGGCTCGATAAAGATCGGGAGCTAGTCCGCTCAGCTCTGGGTAAGTCGAGGTAGCTCCAACAAAGGTTGCAGTAACTCCAACATCCGCAGTCCCGTTGACGACGAGTTCACGCAGTCCGACTTGTTCCAGTACAGCTTCCCTCTTTTGTGCAACTTCGGCTTGGGTCGCCTTATTCTTGAGTTGGAACCAAGGGTCCCCTTCTGCTAACAAGCCTTCCACATCGGAATAAGGCCGCACCCATGGAGGGTTTCCCACCTGAAGGTCAAAGCCACCGTTAGCAAATACAGTGGCGAAGTCGAGTTCCCAGTGGAAGAAACCTTGGGTCTTGGCAATATCCTCGGTGATAGCGAGCCACGGGTACTTTTCTTTGAGCACACTAATCCGTTGGACCCCGGCAAACTGCAGGTCCCACTCCTCAGCTTCACCAAGCTCTTCCCATGAGCCAATGCGAGCAAAGGACTCAACAACTCCGGTATCACGGGTACCACGGGCCTTGTACTCGGAGTGCACACCCAAGATTCCTTTGAGTCCATCAATCCACTCTTCAAGGGTCGGCGGTTGTACGCCACCGGTTCCAATGAGCGGCCAGAACCAGAGGGCATTCCATGCGTCCATAACCCGGCGCAAACGTTGATAGGCACCGTGTGGGTTTTGAAGTGACTCTTCAATCTGCTTGCGTTCAACTGCACCGCCACTAGCGGGAGCGTCCAGCCCCCAGACATCGACATCACGGCGGATCTCTTGCTCCGCAATCTGGAGCCTCCGCAAAGTCAACTGCCAGAGGCTTTCAACACGGTGGCTCAGGCTGATCAATTCCTTCACCAGCGATTTATCTAACTTGTTCTTGATCGAGTTGCGCCAGGTACGCAGGTCCTTGGCTTCATCGGGAGCAAGGCTCTTCGCCTCCTTTGAATCGGCAGCTGCTCCCCACCCCTCGTGTGGGAGTAGAAAGTGGAAGATCTTGCCACTTGTTGTAGAACCAACCTTGCCCTCGTTCATCTCCTGGGCAAGGACAGACATAGGAATATCTGTCGGAGTCTGCTTGAGGTGGGCTTTCTTATCCACCTGGGTTTGATTGAAGATAGCCCTGCGAGCGCCAATGAGCGAGTTACCTCGGCGCAGGTGCAAACCAAACCAAGGCGCTACCAGGCCAGAGACCATGGTGTCCAACCACAGAGAGATCTCAGCAAGTTCAACAGCCGTACCGTTGAGGTCTACCCCGTACACTTGGTGCAGGGCGATATAAGCCTTGACCTTTTGGAGTTCAATCGCGTGTTGGTCGGGCTCAATCCTTGTGCCGAGTTCTTCCTGGCGTCGCTTCAGGTACTCGGCAGCAAGTTGGCGGGTTGCTTCGATGGCGAATGCACCCGAGCCAAGTGCCGGCTCACAAATGGTGAGGTTGAGGATCTCGGCAGCCGTTGTCTTTTCGCCATTTTGATCGAGGAGTTCCTCGAGTGCCTGCCCCACCGTGAATCTGGTGAGGACTTCCGGCGTGTAGTAGGAGGCCGATTGCTGCCGTTCTCGTCCCG
It encodes the following:
- a CDS encoding DEAD/DEAH box helicase — encoded protein: MAELLPTLQAKEIREHLTHYLSTTFALTEPGANNGLSEFMADPQTGVFKGPFLRLRLPFQAAEQGWEDHLEIAPQFPPYGHQAAAFARLSSKDLEPEERPLPTLVTTGTGSGKTEAFLYPILDHVRRAKLTGQQGIKALILYPMNALANDQAMRINTLVTQMAGLEGITVGLYTGQDKSALETAAGGLITDRYDLRKNPPDILLTNYKMLDQLLLRPSDQNLWKESARSLQYLVLDEFHTYDGAQGTDVAMLLRRLGLALKSYWSKEDPDLTEGDWNSPLGTVTPVATSATLGDKGDPGQMLAFARTVFGVEFPPDSVVTEARVSPDVWGQTSVDLSVGVRVTPVSTDKVRLWELVEDVKGFLAILDPDQDRSGVDPRLVRFGEDTDLENYSGKLAALVFSHFFAVTQTEGVLLGDSLDVGENEPLELIAAAQVLAGASHDDLLKLEKLCLLTGPLVEASGGARSLRDLAEQLFLPQKQRAIAQAQRLRRDGPVEDPRVEALEYYIAALSHVRAEAGREALTVELHMWVREVSRVNRKIGYSPAFHWQDDGHLTGENPDSDNRASLPAIFCRQCGRSGWQVLLAPTGGDLSPNDDAIRREAMNGSGRVRALIYAPNEGLQALEGKKVSNLHWFDTERRTILSETPAVDELEADRETLLPVLTFSGLDANDLSSQEVCPNCDRPDSIRALGSRIATLLSVTLSTMFGSQYVDVGEKKALVFTDSVQDAAHRAGFVQARSHSMTLRAALNTALGDEPQNLVTLVDSAIDQAAGDQHKRFRLVPPDCTDRWGYQEYWQEKNAGRISKSAVERVRSRLLFDASLEFGLQHTLGRTLELTGSVQAEVQVPSGVDLVALGREALEGYSQSPSLTHSVDEVEVFTDAEILRWVTGILERMRSDGAINHPWLDRYTQHDGLRIWIWGKRPRDLGMPAFPKGRPGMAFPRGGQSLGGRADSDFVNFRHAKSWYSIWAMRNLQIESNSAATLTQKLLRMLAKSKVITELTSETGAYIYGLDPKSIWVKRVESQELESSEIFLECEVCQTITPATSRVVAILATGPCTLTRCDGRQVAKSGEPNFYRELYSSENARRIVSREHTSLLEDNQRLEYENGFKSSAQNPGDPNVLVATPTLEMGIDIGDLSTVLLASLPETVASYVQRVGRAGRQTGNALDLAYVRGNSVNLPKLDDPLSVINGAVRAPATYLAAEEILRRQYLATVIDKIAREQVFEIPRNAERVFSPAPGKKSALAQIIGYAEENANDCLAGFLGQFDSLGIPHFDEAAVALRAWATPVDGTGTSALAAEAFGAGQRWSKVKDEIKFRLAQIDEVAPEIELRAKNENASEDDVKAGRSLKGERRLLVGQQVARDKQNWIQAFEELGLLPNYTLLDDSVELDISIGWRNPETREFETDELTLTRSAANAIREFVPGATFYARGFKTKIQSIDFGAEGSEVYPTAFCNACGYSERISDVGTKSVTCPRCGSAGINDTGQIFDVVELRKVSSEIMRDEAMISDSQDDRVQTTFGIVDLADIDASPQNLARQWYLKDSEFGVRYLRKLTITQLNLGKGGPGGQESEIGGRTQRVPMFAVCSYCGKLDSSTNRNSPSDHRAWCIHRKSYEEHNRRLVISRTLSTQGLVLRLPEVYTLGDETALPSLIAAIFLGLREHIGGEPDHLEVISAIDPYLADGSKNREAVLIHDRVPGGTGYLADLADPVVLRKILYGAYLVVSRCACEDEGLKACAQCLLPYSRGRGDSYVSRSSATRILTEILNESTDTEPEEDPDPVDQWVTVQDVTLSNTSESHLEVKFRTQFKELLESRGARVTTKHTDSGIQLDFRLPNGKHAWTLKPQVSYKFVRPDFVLQSDDPNLPPVSIFTDGYQFHGKGSNNIIAEDAEKRNALRKLGHVVLSITNQDLELDGSGYLPSWFDQGQASVLNNILGERAETQTYAVADQGPMGMLWSFVYSASAAGLAGLGTIAGFYWNLYGSGLVQGSAEGSLKQLANGLANSRVSPDSLSEALETLEWGSGDFFVAALQTQGNLFLNQSLISPPGSKVGHQIKVLAVHDDSDSALQQGDHRDTWQEWLTVSNLLAWMQWDFEMAALSQLQESGEIVDESLTTALSAVERNLEGQWDLREFSLEPHESALLQELATLLSERSVDLEEVRSGLVIGYESEQGVPLDIAWPEYRLATSFDMEEADRIDAVSDGWQMIGCTAPELADAIELVVQEMSGAN
- a CDS encoding class I SAM-dependent DNA methyltransferase, whose amino-acid sequence is MAQHAQVVSDAIIVGSEWISEHFFTSDGTKETFNAFVLERRKAWDADGKNGISTPLARLSARRAELERRITALYPSEEEGNVDVRAASEQVYADLIGVLGYTNAGLDVSENGPLIELSQAGQTGAAPVKLLKARPADSLEELLTKSTETAGGESAEAQTLFEPYAPTEEDKPVASVSGLLSKLFVAEDGPNYVLVFSGRWVLLAQKERWAEGRYLAIDLQLVLERNDDRRGKELDRALTCITAQSVAPQVDNSVWWDEVLDASIKHTVGVSQDLRDGVRTSIEIIGNEVVARRREQVLAPLPPEQAQELAKQALRYLYRILFLLYAESSPELGVLPINTPEYEAGYSLDRLREMCFTPMNSPKTQHGTHLYESLNVLFELVGGMRGADVSAPDSTSDGEDSLSFTDDEGSSYAQELVFNDLRADLFLPSATALIDEVGLGNLQMQKVLEQLLLSKKAKGKDRGYISYAELGINQLGAVYEGLMSYTGFFAEDDLYEVAKDGDSSKGSWVVPVERSVGIAAKDFVQEVNTESGEKSPVIHERGSFVFRLAGRERQQSASYYTPEVLTRFTVGQALEELLDQNGEKTTAAEILNLTICEPALGSGAFAIEATRQLAAEYLKRRQEELGTRIEPDQHAIELQKVKAYIALHQVYGVDLNGTAVELAEISLWLDTMVSGLVAPWFGLHLRRGNSLIGARRAIFNQTQVDKKAHLKQTPTDIPMSVLAQEMNEGKVGSTTSGKIFHFLLPHEGWGAAADSKEAKSLAPDEAKDLRTWRNSIKNKLDKSLVKELISLSHRVESLWQLTLRRLQIAEQEIRRDVDVWGLDAPASGGAVERKQIEESLQNPHGAYQRLRRVMDAWNALWFWPLIGTGGVQPPTLEEWIDGLKGILGVHSEYKARGTRDTGVVESFARIGSWEELGEAEEWDLQFAGVQRISVLKEKYPWLAITEDIAKTQGFFHWELDFATVFANGGFDLQVGNPPWVRPYSDVEGLLAEGDPWFQLKNKATQAEVAQKREAVLEQVGLRELVVNGTADVGVTATFVGATSTYPELSGLAPDLYRAFMLQTWRNSSAGGIVSLLHPETHFTDEKAGPLRCATYPRLRRHWQFINELSLFEIHHLVSYGVHVYGVAQKVEFLNASNLYHPETVVRSFQHDGLGPEPGVKNDLGKWDQSSHAHRISKVTVDTLDVWNRVLGRTGESILSTPMVYSVNTSVEHALEVLSVNPRVSALKPEFSAGWNETIDRQKGYFDVAWGQPEAWKETILQGPNFHVGLPFFKQPNKGMKNNLDWSEVDLETLAPEASPYTSYKPVPSKQDYDSAYTHWGENGEIPARDHYRIAWRAMAANTGERTLISTIIPPGTAHIHGVASVGIPNQTAETLFCLAAFSQSLSLDFSVRAAPKSGIHASTFGRLPFVQDHPLSSELALRAARLNCLTDAYSDLWNDAFDPAWQAMTWAPHRDYNGKVSLGDIEPAWSAATPLRNATARRQALVEIDALVALMLGLSADELCTVYRTQFAVLYGYEKKNLYDANGRQVPNSIAGEYRKKGESLTSEERTFPKTELDCDAAEELTGHRPSRYTYEFPFETNDREADMRAAYAFFEDKLKTMETAR